The following proteins are encoded in a genomic region of Deltaproteobacteria bacterium:
- a CDS encoding beta-propeller domain-containing protein, with protein sequence MRRRQHTMLGFLMLVSAACGGGSGSADGTDAPAPASAALSRAADCDELLDAIRTDARAKIRAQADEVRIGGWYYTEGGGIGSPTPASTPAAAPTLAPNGGAPPEATDTNTQVPGVDEADVVEIAGDRIYLLGNDELSILTAVPPEATTLAERVPIEGAPIGMFVANGRALVVSSVFDEDGTLGGDRRCDTIGPPFPVPGPASFFPPLTASCLSVFTKLTLLDVHATPARVVREAWIEGDYVAARRHDARGRVIVQRDWGTPVGLVDPWTVLPWASGDLAEFLTRVDAWESSALAAIDDSTLADWLPTVRERVGGTLTERPLACDRAEIPPTARAPQGATLIVGIDLASDDAPLADTLLLGEATEIHASADTLVLAQPTWQSEPLAEAGTRTALHVFALAPDAADVVYRGSGFVPGTVLSQFSLDVRDDVVRVATTFQHTERGTPVTRLTTATVRDGALVILGASEDLAPGEQLQAARFLGDRAYLVTFVRIDPLFVVDLADPANPRLLGEVELPGFSQYLHPLDADHLLTIGRAGTAGGQITAPALRLFDVSDPTSPRLTSTYELPASSYSPAEHDHLAFTFDARRGLLALPVNLYDAASHATLELFDVDATAGIARRGVVDHGASAEAPCPPLFAFEGHCAVLARMRRGVFIGDAVYSIATSQVQVHALDDLTVPLATVPLP encoded by the coding sequence ATGCGACGACGGCAACACACGATGCTCGGGTTCCTGATGCTGGTCTCGGCGGCGTGCGGCGGCGGCTCGGGCTCCGCGGACGGCACGGACGCCCCCGCACCCGCGTCCGCCGCGCTGTCGCGCGCCGCCGACTGCGACGAGCTCCTCGACGCGATCCGCACCGATGCCCGCGCCAAGATCCGGGCGCAAGCCGACGAGGTCCGCATCGGCGGCTGGTACTACACGGAAGGCGGCGGCATCGGCTCCCCGACGCCCGCGAGCACCCCCGCCGCGGCGCCGACCCTGGCCCCGAACGGCGGCGCGCCGCCCGAGGCGACCGACACCAACACCCAGGTGCCCGGCGTCGACGAGGCGGACGTCGTCGAGATCGCCGGCGATCGGATCTACCTGCTCGGGAACGACGAGCTCTCGATCCTGACGGCGGTGCCACCGGAGGCGACGACGCTCGCGGAGCGCGTCCCGATCGAGGGCGCGCCGATCGGCATGTTCGTCGCCAACGGGCGGGCGCTCGTCGTATCGTCCGTTTTCGACGAAGACGGAACGCTCGGGGGCGACCGCCGCTGCGACACGATCGGCCCGCCCTTCCCCGTGCCCGGGCCCGCGAGCTTCTTCCCTCCCCTCACGGCGTCGTGCCTGTCGGTCTTCACCAAGCTCACGCTCCTCGACGTGCACGCGACGCCGGCGCGCGTCGTGCGCGAAGCCTGGATCGAGGGCGACTACGTCGCCGCCCGCCGGCACGACGCGCGCGGCCGCGTGATCGTGCAACGCGACTGGGGGACGCCCGTCGGTCTCGTCGACCCCTGGACCGTGCTGCCCTGGGCGTCCGGCGACCTGGCGGAGTTCCTGACCCGCGTCGACGCCTGGGAGTCGTCGGCGCTCGCCGCGATCGACGACAGCACGCTCGCCGATTGGCTGCCGACGGTGCGCGAGCGCGTCGGCGGAACGCTCACGGAACGGCCCCTCGCATGCGACCGGGCGGAGATTCCGCCGACGGCGCGGGCGCCGCAGGGCGCCACGTTGATCGTCGGAATCGACCTCGCGTCCGACGACGCGCCGCTCGCCGATACGCTGCTGCTCGGCGAAGCGACCGAGATCCACGCGAGCGCCGATACGCTCGTCCTCGCGCAACCGACCTGGCAGAGCGAGCCGCTCGCCGAGGCGGGCACCCGCACGGCGCTCCATGTGTTCGCCCTCGCCCCGGACGCGGCGGACGTCGTCTACCGCGGCTCCGGCTTCGTACCCGGGACGGTGCTCTCGCAATTCTCGCTCGACGTGCGCGACGACGTCGTCCGCGTCGCCACGACGTTTCAGCATACGGAGCGCGGAACGCCGGTCACGCGCCTCACCACGGCCACCGTCCGCGACGGCGCGCTCGTGATCCTCGGCGCGAGCGAGGACCTGGCGCCCGGCGAGCAGCTCCAGGCCGCGCGCTTCCTCGGCGATCGCGCCTATCTCGTCACCTTCGTCCGGATCGATCCCCTCTTCGTCGTCGACCTCGCGGATCCGGCGAACCCGCGCCTGCTCGGCGAAGTCGAGCTCCCGGGCTTCAGCCAATATCTGCACCCCCTCGACGCCGACCATCTGCTCACGATCGGGCGCGCCGGAACGGCGGGCGGTCAGATCACCGCCCCGGCACTCCGCCTCTTCGACGTCTCGGACCCGACCTCGCCGCGGCTCACCTCGACCTACGAGCTCCCCGCCAGCTCCTACAGCCCCGCCGAGCACGATCACCTCGCCTTCACGTTCGACGCGCGGCGCGGCCTCCTGGCGCTGCCCGTGAACCTCTACGACGCCGCAAGCCACGCGACGCTCGAGCTCTTCGACGTGGATGCGACGGCCGGCATCGCGCGGCGGGGCGTCGTCGACCACGGTGCGTCAGCCGAGGCGCCGTGCCCGCCGCTCTTCGCCTTCGAGGGACACTGCGCGGTCCTCGCCCGCATGCGGCGCGGCGTCTTCATCGGCGACGCCGTCTACTCGATCGCTACGTCGCAGGTCCAGGTGCACGCCCTCGACGACCTGACGGTGCCGCTCGCGACGGTGCCGCTGCCCTGA
- a CDS encoding carbonic anhydrase, which translates to MDETKRIERLFASNRRWVAAMTQSDPEFFRTRAKPAEPHFLFIGCSDSRVPADQLTGTTPGELFVHRNIANQVFTSDLNVLSVLQYAVEILKVANVIVCGHYGCAGVQAAASTAPLGLVDNWLGNIRNVMRLHRRELDAIADPAVRLRRLIDLNVIEQIYNLSQTPVVQKAWQGGATLLLHGLVYTLEEGLLKELALGIDSPEKAEALAHSGERR; encoded by the coding sequence ATGGACGAGACGAAGCGGATCGAGCGCCTCTTCGCGAGCAACCGCCGCTGGGTGGCCGCCATGACCCAGAGCGACCCGGAGTTCTTCCGGACACGCGCCAAGCCCGCCGAGCCGCACTTCCTCTTCATCGGCTGCTCGGACAGCCGCGTCCCGGCCGATCAGCTGACCGGCACGACGCCGGGCGAGCTCTTCGTCCACCGCAACATCGCGAACCAGGTGTTCACGTCCGATCTGAACGTGCTGTCGGTGCTGCAGTACGCCGTCGAGATCTTGAAGGTCGCAAACGTCATCGTCTGCGGCCACTACGGTTGCGCCGGCGTGCAGGCGGCGGCGAGCACGGCGCCGCTCGGGCTCGTCGACAACTGGCTCGGCAACATCCGGAACGTGATGCGCTTGCACCGCCGGGAGCTCGACGCGATCGCCGATCCCGCCGTGCGCCTGCGGCGGCTCATCGACCTCAACGTGATCGAGCAGATCTACAACCTCTCGCAGACGCCGGTGGTGCAGAAGGCGTGGCAGGGAGGCGCGACGCTCCTGCTGCACGGCCTCGTCTACACGCTCGAGGAGGGCCTCTTGAAGGAGCTGGCACTCGGCATCGACAGCCCCGAGAAGGCCGAGGCGCTCGCGCACTCCGGCGAGCGCCGCTGA
- a CDS encoding creatininase family protein, with protein MPWREARRALEARARALPALLRAASTLPLDPPRIGLGEIRRVVATGVGGSAAHARLLAHLLAEHLGCDARFRPIGAFVEPPPPGACDDLLVVVSQGLTPNARLALADPAAWRHVVLLTATHAADARAGGRADAADFLEHLHAIGVEVRPFAAGTEEYGTLVRVTGPTMGMLAAFRCAEALAATIGRAAAVPHCDGAALAAAVAGAAARAGDLRALAASGRLAGLLAFVASGEYARLAAHLPWKLLEGLLVPLPPIFDLLEFAHGPFQQASAGAATLLALARPDATREDELLDRFAGMLDPTRHALVRLPATLPMPLALFEHEALVTELVLAGIAAHGVEQARWPGQGRDRPLYAVGGFDEAAAFVPGEAAAPARAGAPTAGGAARAGSTPAAPRLADLSWPELAGALAARPRVALVPLGATEQHGPHLPFATDTWIGDALAARLAARFPEAIVCPTVPFGCSREHLAFPGTLDLAPTTLSAVLADLVRSLARAGFAGAFVFSAHGGNYADLAAMVPALRAAAAPMRIEAFTDLARVAATFARVAAEAGVDPLAAGHHAGEAETSILLALRPASVRTAALAAGHTGAVADPQALFYPSLRDHAPTGVVGDPRGASAVRADAYLGAWVDLLADAYLRAKNAP; from the coding sequence ATGCCCTGGCGCGAGGCGCGGCGCGCGCTGGAGGCGCGGGCGCGGGCGTTGCCGGCGCTGCTGCGCGCGGCCTCGACGCTGCCGCTCGATCCGCCGCGGATCGGGCTCGGCGAGATCCGTCGCGTCGTCGCGACGGGCGTCGGCGGCTCGGCCGCGCACGCCCGGCTCCTGGCGCATCTCCTCGCCGAGCACCTCGGGTGCGACGCGCGCTTCCGGCCGATCGGGGCGTTCGTCGAGCCGCCGCCGCCCGGCGCGTGCGACGACCTCCTCGTCGTGGTGTCGCAAGGGCTCACGCCGAACGCGCGCCTCGCGCTCGCCGACCCCGCGGCATGGCGGCATGTCGTCCTCCTGACGGCGACACACGCTGCCGACGCGCGCGCGGGCGGCCGTGCCGACGCCGCCGACTTCCTCGAGCATCTGCACGCGATCGGCGTGGAGGTGCGTCCGTTCGCGGCCGGGACCGAGGAGTACGGAACGCTCGTGCGCGTGACGGGTCCGACGATGGGAATGCTGGCGGCGTTCCGCTGCGCCGAGGCGCTCGCGGCGACCATCGGCCGCGCGGCGGCGGTGCCGCATTGCGACGGCGCGGCGCTCGCCGCCGCCGTCGCGGGCGCGGCCGCGCGCGCCGGCGATCTCCGTGCGCTCGCGGCGAGCGGGCGCCTCGCCGGGCTGCTCGCCTTCGTCGCGAGCGGGGAGTACGCGCGCCTCGCTGCGCACCTGCCGTGGAAGCTCCTCGAAGGGCTGCTCGTGCCCCTGCCACCGATCTTCGACCTCCTCGAGTTCGCGCACGGCCCGTTCCAGCAGGCGAGCGCCGGGGCGGCGACGCTCCTCGCGCTGGCTCGCCCGGACGCGACCCGAGAGGATGAGCTGCTCGACCGCTTCGCCGGCATGCTCGATCCGACGCGCCACGCGCTCGTCCGCCTGCCGGCGACGTTGCCGATGCCGCTCGCGCTCTTCGAGCACGAGGCGCTGGTGACCGAGCTCGTGCTCGCGGGCATCGCCGCGCACGGCGTGGAGCAGGCGCGCTGGCCGGGGCAGGGAAGGGATCGCCCGCTCTATGCCGTCGGCGGCTTCGACGAGGCCGCGGCTTTCGTGCCGGGCGAGGCGGCGGCGCCGGCGCGCGCGGGGGCACCGACGGCGGGCGGCGCGGCGCGCGCCGGGTCGACGCCCGCCGCGCCGCGGCTCGCCGATCTCAGCTGGCCCGAGCTCGCCGGCGCGCTCGCGGCGCGACCGCGCGTCGCGCTCGTGCCGCTCGGCGCGACCGAGCAGCACGGCCCGCACCTCCCCTTCGCGACCGATACGTGGATCGGCGACGCGCTCGCCGCGCGCCTCGCCGCGCGCTTTCCGGAAGCGATCGTGTGCCCGACGGTGCCCTTCGGCTGCTCGCGCGAGCACCTCGCGTTTCCCGGCACTCTCGATCTCGCGCCGACGACCCTCTCGGCTGTGCTCGCGGACCTCGTGCGCTCGCTCGCGCGCGCCGGTTTCGCGGGCGCGTTCGTCTTCTCCGCGCACGGCGGCAACTACGCCGATCTCGCGGCGATGGTGCCGGCGCTCCGCGCCGCCGCGGCGCCGATGCGGATCGAGGCGTTCACGGATCTCGCACGTGTCGCCGCGACGTTCGCGCGCGTCGCGGCCGAGGCCGGCGTCGATCCGCTCGCGGCGGGTCACCACGCGGGCGAGGCCGAGACGTCGATCCTGCTCGCGCTCCGGCCGGCGAGCGTGCGGACCGCGGCGCTGGCGGCGGGGCACACGGGCGCGGTCGCCGACCCGCAGGCGCTCTTCTACCCGAGCCTCCGCGACCACGCCCCGACCGGCGTCGTCGGCGACCCGCGCGGCGCGAGCGCGGTGCGCGCCGACGCCTATCTCGGCGCCTGGGTCGACCTCCTCGCCGATGCCTACCTGCGGGCGAAGAACGCGCCATAG
- a CDS encoding GTP cyclohydrolase II, which produces MTALAGAVLRVDVRSLATRHGDFTVHVCRDLMRRTYLLVLARGALSAREPLLARVHSSCVTSETFGGCDCDCSEQLDAALAAIAAAGRGVVFYLDQEGRGAGFSAKVRDRMLVQASGGRLGTFDAYARMGLPSDLRAYDAVAAACRALGVAAPLRLLTNNPEKLAMLAGLGVPLAGAVPLALPPSPFNRHYLAAKTAAGHGLSVAGADDEATPPAPPEVVAPRALPEAPTLIGLGSYWLPVRRWADPDATPAWFRLHAYVDAVRGRERVVLTLGDTGTTPVLLRVQRESLLERVRGPAPGLEQSRWLATLRAFAAHGAGVAIMETDEHGDSLFPIASRSEDAAANATLARRHLGGRAAVPLVAAAEQGAAAWPAALAAAGVALEPPRALAAA; this is translated from the coding sequence ATGACGGCGCTCGCGGGCGCCGTGCTGCGCGTCGACGTCCGATCGCTCGCGACCCGCCACGGCGACTTCACGGTGCACGTCTGCCGCGACCTCATGCGGCGCACCTATCTCCTGGTATTGGCGCGCGGCGCGCTCTCCGCGCGGGAGCCGCTCCTCGCCCGCGTGCATTCGTCGTGCGTCACGAGCGAGACCTTCGGGGGCTGCGACTGTGATTGCTCGGAGCAGCTCGACGCCGCGCTCGCGGCGATCGCCGCGGCGGGGCGCGGCGTCGTCTTCTACCTCGATCAGGAAGGGCGGGGCGCCGGATTCAGTGCCAAGGTCCGCGACCGCATGCTGGTGCAGGCGAGCGGCGGGCGCCTCGGCACGTTCGATGCCTACGCGCGTATGGGCCTGCCGAGCGATCTCCGCGCCTACGACGCGGTCGCCGCCGCGTGCCGCGCCCTCGGCGTCGCGGCGCCGCTCCGCCTCCTCACGAACAACCCCGAGAAGCTCGCGATGCTCGCGGGCCTCGGCGTACCGCTCGCCGGCGCGGTGCCGCTCGCGCTGCCGCCGTCGCCGTTCAATCGCCACTATCTCGCCGCCAAGACCGCGGCGGGTCATGGGCTGTCGGTGGCGGGCGCGGACGACGAAGCGACGCCGCCGGCGCCGCCCGAAGTCGTCGCGCCGCGCGCGCTCCCCGAGGCGCCGACGCTGATCGGCCTCGGCTCGTACTGGCTCCCGGTGCGACGGTGGGCCGATCCGGACGCGACGCCCGCGTGGTTCCGGCTGCACGCGTACGTCGACGCCGTGCGCGGGCGCGAGCGCGTCGTGCTGACCTTGGGCGACACGGGAACGACGCCCGTCCTGTTGCGCGTGCAGCGTGAATCCCTGCTCGAGCGCGTGCGCGGCCCGGCGCCCGGCCTCGAGCAGTCGCGCTGGCTCGCGACGTTGCGCGCCTTCGCGGCGCACGGCGCCGGGGTCGCGATCATGGAGACGGACGAGCACGGCGACAGCCTCTTTCCGATCGCGTCGCGCTCGGAGGACGCGGCCGCCAACGCCACGCTCGCGCGCCGCCACCTCGGGGGGCGCGCCGCGGTCCCGCTCGTCGCCGCTGCCGAGCAGGGAGCGGCTGCCTGGCCCGCCGCGCTCGCCGCGGCCGGCGTCGCGCTCGAGCCTCCGCGCGCGCTCGCGGCCGCCTGA
- a CDS encoding cytochrome c yields MRSFAVAVAVLLALAPPVAGAAAAPGAATLSFERDGVVVKTLDRPALERACEPKTVALADPYYGRPKRFRACPLATVLRLGFGDLDAAARDGVEVFFRARDGYVKPASVARVREPGGWLAFADADRMRGDDPGWEPIDRRQTDPGPYYVVWENPAAHDPHRYPWPYQLVAIELGSFAKRWPHIAPTGAAAGGPAWTGFTIFRRECIACHAMNGEGGTIGPELNVPRSIVEYRPVDQLKAFIRAPQSFRYTSMPSHEHLSDAELDDLVAYFGAMRDRKHDPRAAARAEAR; encoded by the coding sequence ATGCGTTCGTTCGCCGTCGCCGTCGCGGTGCTGCTCGCGCTGGCCCCGCCCGTCGCCGGCGCGGCCGCGGCCCCGGGCGCCGCCACGCTCTCGTTCGAGCGGGACGGCGTCGTCGTGAAGACGCTCGACCGGCCGGCGCTCGAGCGCGCGTGTGAGCCGAAGACCGTCGCGCTCGCCGATCCGTACTACGGCCGCCCCAAGCGCTTTCGCGCTTGTCCGCTCGCGACCGTGCTGCGCCTCGGGTTCGGCGACCTCGACGCCGCGGCGCGCGACGGCGTGGAGGTGTTCTTCCGCGCCCGCGACGGCTACGTGAAGCCGGCGAGCGTCGCCCGCGTGCGCGAGCCCGGCGGCTGGCTCGCCTTCGCGGACGCCGACCGCATGCGCGGCGACGACCCCGGCTGGGAGCCGATCGACCGCCGCCAGACCGACCCGGGGCCGTACTACGTCGTCTGGGAGAATCCCGCGGCGCACGATCCCCATCGCTACCCGTGGCCGTACCAGTTGGTGGCGATCGAGCTCGGATCGTTCGCGAAGCGCTGGCCGCACATCGCGCCGACCGGGGCCGCCGCCGGCGGGCCCGCCTGGACCGGTTTCACGATCTTCCGGCGCGAATGTATCGCCTGCCATGCAATGAACGGCGAGGGCGGCACGATCGGCCCCGAGCTGAACGTGCCGCGGAGCATCGTCGAGTACCGGCCCGTCGATCAATTGAAGGCATTCATCCGGGCGCCGCAGTCGTTCCGCTACACCAGCATGCCCTCGCACGAGCACCTCTCGGACGCCGAGCTCGACGATCTCGTGGCCTACTTCGGCGCGATGCGCGATCGCAAGCACGATCCGCGGGCGGCCGCGCGCGCGGAGGCGCGATGA
- a CDS encoding flippase-like domain-containing protein, with amino-acid sequence MIRVVPRLAVAALALVWLATSIDLPTVGHALAATSRRAVLLATVASFVGNVVVAFRLRVLLGGQGVAGRASQMLAINLAAFFYNLFLPAGGVGVAALRLQRLSARTRGGFTAALTAMVCDRLAALAGLGVIGLAGWVADPQPKPPGGLLVLLAGTSAIGVLAAPRAVPTAWRAFLRELQAGGGGTWWSAALARLRRSLGSVARLSSGTLARILGLAIVAQIPGVFGYVALGRGLGIDVTFAAMAWVRSVVVLFTVLPISIGGLGVREGVLVLTLAAYGVPAADALALSILVFATTILAPGLVGGVLEGWHWRRGDAPA; translated from the coding sequence ATGATCCGCGTCGTCCCCCGCCTCGCCGTCGCCGCGCTCGCCCTCGTCTGGCTCGCGACGAGCATCGACCTCCCCACGGTCGGGCATGCGCTCGCCGCCACGTCGCGGAGGGCCGTGCTCCTCGCGACCGTCGCGTCGTTCGTCGGTAACGTCGTCGTCGCCTTTCGCCTGCGGGTGCTGCTCGGAGGACAGGGGGTGGCCGGGCGGGCATCGCAGATGCTCGCCATCAACCTCGCGGCGTTCTTCTACAATCTCTTCCTGCCGGCCGGCGGCGTCGGCGTCGCCGCGCTCCGGCTGCAACGCCTCTCGGCGCGCACGCGCGGCGGCTTCACCGCGGCGCTCACCGCGATGGTGTGCGACCGTCTCGCCGCCCTCGCGGGCCTCGGGGTCATCGGGCTCGCCGGGTGGGTCGCCGATCCGCAGCCGAAGCCGCCGGGCGGGTTGCTCGTGTTGCTCGCCGGGACGAGCGCGATCGGCGTTCTGGCCGCGCCGCGCGCCGTGCCGACGGCGTGGCGCGCGTTCTTGCGCGAGCTGCAGGCCGGGGGCGGCGGGACGTGGTGGTCGGCGGCGCTCGCCCGCCTGCGCCGCTCGCTCGGCTCGGTCGCCCGATTGTCGTCGGGAACGCTCGCGCGCATCCTCGGGCTGGCGATCGTCGCGCAGATTCCAGGCGTCTTTGGGTACGTCGCGCTCGGCCGCGGCCTCGGGATCGACGTCACGTTCGCGGCGATGGCATGGGTGCGGAGCGTCGTCGTCCTGTTCACGGTGCTGCCGATCTCGATCGGCGGCCTCGGCGTCCGCGAGGGCGTGCTGGTCTTGACGCTGGCGGCGTACGGCGTGCCGGCCGCCGACGCGCTCGCGCTCTCGATCCTCGTCTTCGCGACGACGATCCTCGCGCCGGGCCTCGTGGGGGGCGTGCTCGAAGGATGGCACTGGCGCCGCGGCGATGCTCCGGCTTGA
- a CDS encoding SDR family NAD(P)-dependent oxidoreductase — protein MSTAKGAYRTALVTGASSGIGQALAERLAADGALVVLAARRAERLHAVAEGIEAAGGRARVEPMDVTDTTAAVARIRALDAELGGFDLVIANAGVGMKHKGLPSYAWEAMAEACHVNFCGAAATLTAVLPQMVERGRGHVVGISSIASFAPIPGRGGYCAPKAGLSMLLECLRLELAGTGVHATAVHPGFVRTAMTAKSTSLPFVVDPPAAAERIVDELPAFPAAIDFPWQLVTAARLGAALPRLVRDRVMGAAAARR, from the coding sequence ATGAGCACCGCCAAGGGCGCGTACCGGACGGCGCTCGTGACGGGCGCGTCGAGCGGCATCGGGCAGGCGCTCGCCGAGCGTCTGGCCGCCGACGGCGCCCTCGTCGTGCTCGCGGCCCGCCGCGCCGAGCGGTTGCACGCCGTCGCCGAAGGCATCGAGGCCGCCGGCGGCCGGGCCCGCGTCGAGCCGATGGACGTCACCGACACCACGGCCGCGGTCGCGCGCATCCGGGCGCTCGACGCGGAGCTCGGCGGCTTCGACCTCGTGATCGCGAACGCCGGCGTCGGCATGAAGCACAAGGGCCTGCCGAGCTACGCGTGGGAGGCGATGGCGGAGGCGTGCCACGTGAACTTCTGCGGCGCGGCGGCGACCCTCACCGCGGTCTTGCCGCAGATGGTCGAGCGCGGCCGCGGCCACGTGGTCGGCATCAGCTCGATCGCGAGCTTCGCGCCGATCCCCGGACGCGGCGGCTACTGCGCGCCGAAGGCCGGCCTCTCGATGCTGCTCGAATGTCTGCGGCTCGAGCTCGCCGGCACCGGCGTCCACGCGACCGCCGTACACCCGGGCTTCGTGCGCACGGCCATGACCGCCAAGAGCACGTCGCTCCCCTTCGTGGTCGATCCGCCGGCGGCCGCCGAGCGCATCGTCGACGAGCTGCCGGCGTTTCCCGCGGCGATCGACTTCCCCTGGCAGCTCGTGACCGCGGCGCGGCTCGGCGCGGCACTGCCGCGGCTCGTGCGCGATCGGGTGATGGGCGCCGCCGCCGCGCGCCGGTAG
- a CDS encoding LLM class flavin-dependent oxidoreductase has product MRPAPQTGIVPFWKNYDRKTVIRFAKLAEDLGYDSIWVPEAWAYEQFQLLAEIALQTKRIKVATGIANVFSRSAGVLAMSAATLDEISEGRVILGLGTSGKVVVENFHGVKYEKPLTRLRETVGILRALWRGERLDPSLSTLFDARHFKLEMTPFRPDIPVYIASLQEKAVKDVGRVADGWIPTFWPYEHFEDGIAWLEDGARAAGRGDVRVNVAPFMAVIPFDDLDMARSLIKPLVAFYIGGMGVYYHALFCRYGFQENADRVRELYNAGQRKEASAAVSDALIDAIAICGPAEHCREKLAEWRSFGVDSALLNLPTNVPPELTEGFLRQMAPARA; this is encoded by the coding sequence ATGCGACCCGCGCCGCAGACCGGCATCGTGCCATTCTGGAAGAACTACGACCGCAAGACGGTCATCCGCTTCGCCAAGCTCGCCGAGGACCTCGGCTACGACTCGATCTGGGTGCCCGAGGCGTGGGCCTACGAGCAGTTCCAGCTGCTCGCCGAGATCGCGCTCCAGACCAAGCGTATCAAGGTTGCGACCGGCATCGCCAACGTCTTCAGCCGTTCGGCCGGCGTGCTCGCGATGAGCGCGGCGACGCTCGACGAGATCTCCGAGGGCCGCGTGATCCTCGGCCTCGGGACGAGCGGCAAGGTCGTCGTCGAGAACTTCCACGGCGTGAAGTACGAGAAGCCGCTCACGCGCCTGCGCGAGACGGTCGGCATCCTGCGCGCGCTCTGGCGCGGCGAGCGGCTCGATCCGAGCCTGAGCACGCTCTTCGATGCCCGCCACTTCAAGCTCGAGATGACGCCGTTCCGCCCGGACATCCCGGTCTACATCGCGTCGCTTCAGGAGAAGGCGGTGAAGGACGTCGGCCGGGTCGCCGACGGCTGGATCCCCACCTTCTGGCCCTACGAGCACTTCGAGGACGGCATTGCCTGGCTCGAAGACGGCGCGCGCGCGGCGGGCCGCGGCGACGTGCGCGTGAACGTCGCGCCCTTCATGGCGGTCATCCCGTTCGACGACCTCGACATGGCGCGGAGCCTCATCAAGCCGCTCGTCGCGTTCTACATCGGCGGCATGGGCGTCTATTACCACGCGCTCTTCTGCCGCTACGGCTTTCAGGAGAACGCCGACCGCGTGCGCGAGCTCTACAACGCCGGCCAGCGCAAGGAGGCGTCGGCGGCGGTGAGCGACGCGTTGATCGACGCGATCGCCATCTGCGGACCGGCCGAGCACTGCCGCGAGAAGCTCGCCGAGTGGCGGAGCTTCGGCGTCGACTCGGCGCTTCTCAACCTGCCGACCAACGTACCGCCCGAGCTCACCGAGGGCTTCCTCCGGCAGATGGCGCCGGCGCGCGCCTGA
- the nirK gene encoding nitrite reductase, copper-containing, whose translation MIPNRSTLPALLAQLVFFAATAAFHAEAAGVPAPVAYAPNVPPPLKGGAPQTLVVNIETKMTTITLAPGVSYEAWTFGDGVPGPFIRARVGDTLEMHLTNNDASGMMHNIDLHAVTGPGGGAAVTLAMQGEEKVATFRLMHAGLFVYHCATPPVPTHIANGMYGLILVEPRGGLRRVDREFYVMQSEFYTDPPSGGVAVYSPTDGAAEHPRYVVFNGAVGSLTGAGALTAATGERVRIYFGNAGPNLISSFHVIGEVFDKVYREGDLLSRPGRSIQTTLVPAGGAAMVEFDVEVPGTYVLVDHAIYRTGKGGVGHLVVTGPNRPDIYDPPGDGGH comes from the coding sequence ATGATCCCGAACCGCTCCACCCTTCCTGCGCTGCTCGCTCAGCTCGTATTCTTCGCCGCGACGGCGGCCTTCCATGCCGAGGCCGCCGGGGTGCCGGCACCCGTCGCCTACGCGCCGAACGTCCCGCCGCCGCTCAAGGGCGGCGCTCCGCAGACCTTGGTGGTCAACATCGAGACGAAGATGACCACGATCACGCTCGCGCCCGGCGTCAGTTACGAGGCGTGGACCTTCGGCGACGGCGTGCCGGGCCCGTTCATTCGCGCGCGCGTCGGCGACACGCTGGAGATGCACCTCACCAACAACGACGCGTCCGGCATGATGCACAACATCGACCTGCACGCGGTCACGGGGCCGGGTGGCGGCGCGGCGGTGACGTTGGCGATGCAGGGCGAGGAGAAGGTCGCGACCTTCCGGCTGATGCACGCGGGACTCTTCGTCTACCACTGCGCGACGCCGCCGGTGCCCACCCACATCGCCAACGGCATGTACGGCCTCATCCTGGTCGAGCCGAGGGGCGGGCTGCGGCGGGTGGACCGCGAGTTCTACGTGATGCAGAGCGAGTTCTACACCGACCCGCCCTCCGGCGGCGTGGCCGTGTACTCGCCGACGGACGGCGCCGCCGAGCATCCGCGCTACGTCGTCTTCAACGGTGCGGTCGGGTCGCTCACCGGGGCCGGCGCGCTCACGGCCGCCACCGGCGAGCGCGTGCGGATCTATTTCGGGAACGCCGGGCCGAACCTGATCTCGTCGTTCCACGTGATCGGGGAGGTCTTCGACAAGGTCTATCGCGAGGGCGACCTGCTGAGCCGCCCCGGCCGCAGCATCCAGACCACGCTGGTGCCGGCCGGCGGCGCCGCGATGGTCGAGTTCGACGTCGAAGTACCGGGCACCTACGTGCTGGTCGACCACGCGATCTACCGCACCGGCAAGGGCGGCGTCGGGCACCTGGTGGTGACGGGGCCGAACCGGCCCGACATCTACGATCCGCCGGGCGACGGCGGGCATTGA